From a single Nymphaea colorata isolate Beijing-Zhang1983 chromosome 4, ASM883128v2, whole genome shotgun sequence genomic region:
- the LOC116252745 gene encoding autophagy-related protein 9: MFRGQKSLNALSILKLKWPTGGESSIHDRLLNDVPPEIQLSDYQRLSSSGSESPSGLLHGETLKPDPIADLDLFFERLYNYYCEKGLWCIITKWIVELLCLAFTISFSGFMLLFVDWRGLLNMKCGIDAVESGMKPCDLAREALHKHPLVPFTFFKGIVLVYLGLFTIYWIFCFLRFFTQLKETLKIRDFYYNNLCVTDNEFQATPWPVILEKVIQLQSSQPLCVVKDLSAHDVIMRIMRKENYLIAMINKGVLALPIPKWLPGAGPAVNCGQSGEKNHLILTTSLEWTLKWCILQSMFDRNFSIRRDFISNPSLLKKRLMAVGLGMLLMSPFLVIFVLVYFFLRHAEQFYNHPSMASSRKWSNLSKWMFREYNEVDHLFKQRINASVVHAADYLKQFPSPILSLIAKFVAYVASGFTATFIFIALLDESLLEAHIYGRNLVWYFAVFGAVTAISRAAVTNDHQVHDPEGAMSLVVQHTHYMPKKWRGKENTDCIRVEFEALFQYTLMMLLEEMISIFLTPCLLFFFVPKRVDDILQFISDFTVHVEGVGHVCSFSIFDFETHGNSKYGSPCNASQEKRSSQGKMEKSVLSFKACYSSWEPDSLAKRFVLTMQDFGLHMQNQESYPNYSPTRAWQNHRNLGGPNDAYSFHFRDGLHRWGLSRPSSPFPWVQRHSPWLVNINHPSHPYLLDCYYLERGSCRVDVEMGLATPLDVHQEHKGHYWTDIDHEAQNQGRWGAFADDQQRSHLQASTSSTVFRDSLIQHHDVGHLGRTTESHWWARTGARSNAVQNSFLEPPSFGVHNFNHSRRSFSDGSVEEHDGNLNLRNSGNLFQNLADDDHDRDGAFSLPFGDIYTRTPQTILEHSGSDELS, encoded by the exons ATGTTTCGTGGCCAGAAGAGTCTCAATGCTCTtagcatattgaaattgaaatgGCCAACTGGTGGTGAATCATCTATACATGATAGGCTGCTTAATGATGTGCCACCTGAAATTCAACTGTCAGATTATCAAAGATTGTCTAGTTCCGGAAGCGAGAGCCCTTCTGGTTTACTTCACGGTGAAACGTTGAAACCTGACCCAATTGCTGACCTTGACCTTTTCTTTGAACGACTATATAATTATTACTGTGAAAAAGGTCTTTGGTGCATTATCACAAAGTGGATCGTTGAGCTCCTATGCCTTGCCTTCACCATCTCTTTTTCGGGGTTTATGTTGTTGTTTGTTGATTGGCGTGGTCTGCTAAACATGAAGTGTGGAATAGATGCCGTTGAATCTGGAATGAAGCCCTGTGACCTTGCACGTGAAGCTCTTCACAAGCATCCTTTAGTGcccttcacatttttcaaaggAATAGTTCTTGTGTATCTGGGATTATTCACTATCTACTGGATATTCTGCTTCCTGCGGTTTTTCACACAGTTAAAAGAAACACTGAAGATACGTGACTTTTATTACAATAA TCTCTGTGTTACAGATAATGAATTTCAGGCTACACCATGGCCTGTGATTCTGGAGAAGGTTATTCAGTTGCAAAGCTCGCAGCCACTTTGTGTTGTAAAGGATCTTTCTGCACATGATGTGATTATGCGCATCATGCGTAAGGAGAATTACTTGATTGCTATGATCAACAAAGGTGTCCTTGCCCTGCCAATACCTAAGTGGCTCCCTGGAGCTGGTCCTGCTGTAAATTGCGGACAAAGTGGTGAAAAGAATCATTTAATACTAACTACGAGCCTCGAGTGGACTTTAAAATGGTGCATACTACAGAGCATGTTTGATAG gAATTTTTCTATTCGAAGGGACTTCATTAGCAACCCGTCTTTGCTAAAGAAAAGGCTTATGGCTGTTGGACTTGGGATGCTCTTGATGTCCccatttcttgttattttcGTTTTGGTGTATTTCTTTTTGAGGCATGCTGAACAGTTCTACAATCATCCAAGCATGGCATCATCTAGAAAGTGGTCAAACTTGTCAAAGTGGATGTTCAGAGAATATAATGAG GTTGACCATTTGTTCAAGCAGAGGATAAATGCCAGTGTGGTACATGCAGCAGATTATCTAAAGCAGTTTCCCTCTCCTATATTGTCTTTGATAGCCAAATTTGTAGCTTATGTGGCTAGTGGCTTTACAGCTACTTTTATCTTCATTGCTTTGCTTGATGAATCTCTACTGGAAGCTCAT ATATATGGTCGAAATTTGGTGTGGTATTTTGCTGTATTTGGCGCTGTCACAGCAATCAGCCGTGCTGCTGTGACAAATGATCACCAGGTCCATGATCCTGAGGGGGCGATGTCGCTAGTTGTTCAGCACACACATTACATGCCAAAAAAATGGCGTGGCAAAGAGAACACTGATTGCATTCGGGTAGAGTTTGAAGCCCTGTTTCAG TACACGCTGATGATGTTATTGGAGGAGATGATCTCAATTTTCCTGACTCCAtgcttgcttttcttctttgttcccAAG CGTGTCGATGATATTCTACAGTTTATTTCAGATTTCACTGTTCATGTTGAAGGTGTCGGCCATGTCTGCAG TTTTAGCATCTTTGATTTTGAAACCCATGGCAATAGTAAGTATGGATCACCATGTAATGCTTCACAAGAGAAAAGGAGCTCTCAAGGGAAGATGGAGAAGTCTGTTCTAAG CTTCAAGGCATGTTATTCAAGCTGGGAACCAGATTCTTTGGCTAAGCGGTTCGTATTGACAATGCAAGATTTTGGGCTCCATATGCAAAACCAGGAAAGTTATCCAAATTATTCGCCCACTCGAGCTTGGCAAAACCATCGAAATTTAGGTGGCCCAAACGATGCATACAGCTTCCACTTTAGAGATGGGCTGCATAGATGGGGCTTGTCAAGACCAAGCTCTCCTTTCCCATGGGTTCAGCGCCATTCACCGTGGTTGGTTAATATTAATCATCCCAGTCATCCTTACCTGCTTGACTGTTATTATTTAGAGAGAGGCTCTTGCCGTGTAGATGTAGAGATGGGACTAGCTACACCTTTAGATGTACATCAAGAGCATAAAGGACATTATTGGACAGACATTGATCATGAAGCACAGAATCAAGGCAGGTGGGGGGCCTTTGCAGATGACCAGCAGAGAAGCCACCTGCAGGCATCTACCTCAAGCACGGTCTTCCGAGACAGTTTGATTCAGCATCATGATGTCGGCCATCTTGGGCGGACCACTGAAAGCCATTGGTGGGCCAGGACTGGCGCTAGATCAAATGCAGTCCAGAACAGTTTCCTGGAGCCCCCATCATTTGGGGTCCATAACTTTAATCACTCTCGTCGCAGCTTCTCTGATGGGAGTGTCGAAGAGCATGATGGGAATTTGAACCTTCGGAACTCTGGTAACTTGTTTCAGAATTTAGCTGATGATGATCATGACAGAGATGGGGCATTCAGTCTCCCATTTGGCGATATTTACACAAGAACGCCTCAGACGATACTTGAACATTCTGGCAGTGATGAATTGTCCTAA
- the LOC116252748 gene encoding CDT1-like protein a, chloroplastic yields the protein MDLRSQKSSEGLLKPQGEIASPAQPLFRSKKKLSYQEADPDSSCEDLESAHRSSCLRTPQKAVEERARHLSLRSVDNVKPVPAEMCATNNDYNPECRSSEDVGKNEPAAKLPPRYESLCDQFASLVSSIRLLRLKGYAPTFANICSSVQVLTNKGFSRRHLAQLKSFMPEAIEIETTLLHDEKSCCMKPEVLIQLRPEALKLNGDKYLALSKVLRARVLAFVESKQEDAEIPEEILPETFRELQQACHDAVVPECRINVNLDHGVNSSSSRPVDGSAIENVALPPLGSFLSRFKRRFTQKTPLSESKKTQLLSLTTAQEVSLSDGPNPQATSSTEDSPSNVQMDSLEPFSGQISSFASSIESTPTKASMLGKELDSTPLGDSKAGENIKNDLYCSRKGLEVSETPTREPDSTPARLLMSSTPSLLTPKRARVTPESSSTLYTKGQRHVTRPKALNFLSPINSVEKENGKGRLSTDEEIVRTLPPTLLKSLDEKERKKMVENEAKAHNKMINCIPKLFDMIYVVFQAARCTVITKEELIYKIMAKDLDIVDRGEIEEQLKLLQEMIPDWISEKKLGGDFVFCICKKISDPESLRARLVMAGGAAGQRS from the exons atggACCTTCGTTCTCAGAAGAGTTCGGAAGGATTGTTGAAGCCCCAGGGAGAGATCGCTTCCCCTGCTCAACCTCTCTTCAGGTCCAAGAAAAAGCTCTCCTACCAAGAAGCAGATCCCGACTCTTCGTGCGAAGATCTGGAGTCCGCCCATCGTTCATCTTGCTTGCGGACTCCACAAAAAGCGGTGGAGGAGCGAGCGAGACACCTCTCCTTGCGATCCGTCGATAATGTGAAGCCCGTACCCGCGGAAATGTGCGCAACGAACAATGATTACAATCCCGAGTGCAGATCCTCCGAGGATGTCGGAAAGAACGAACCGGCGGCAAAGCTCCCACCAAG GTACGAGAGCTTATGTGATCAATTTGCATCACTTGTCAGTTCAATAAGGTTGCTTCGACTGAAAGGTTATGCTCCCACTTTTGCCAATATTTGCTCCTCTGTCCAGGTTTTGACGAACAA GGGCTTCTCCCGTCGTCATCTAGCACAGTTAAAATCTTTTATGCCAGAGGCGATTGAAATTGAGACCACCCTTCTGCACGATGAGAAGTCCTGCTGTATGAAGCCAGAGGTTCTGATTCAATTGAGGCCAGAGGCACTAAAGCTGAATGGAGACAAGTACTTAGCTTTGAGCAAGGTGCTGCGGGCTCGGGTGCTGGCATTCGTAGAATCGAAACAAGAG GATGCTGAGATTCCAGAGGAGATTTTGCCAGAGACATTCAGAGAATTACAACAAGCATGTCATGATGCGGTCGTGCCAGAATGTAGGATCAACGTCAATCTTGACCATGGAGTAAATTCTTCCTCCTCAAGACCTGTTGATGGATCAGCAATTGAAAACGTAGCTCTACCACCTCTAGGGAGTTTCTTGAGCCGGTTCAAGAGGCGGTTCACCCAGAAAACTCCTCTTTCAGAATCTAAGAAGACCCAGCTCTTGTCTCTAACAACAGCACAGGAAGTTAGTCTTAGCGATGGACCTAATCCCCAAGCCACCTCCAGCACTGAAGACTCACCCAGCAATGTCCAAATGGATTCTTTGGAACCTTTCAGCGGCCAAATTTCTTCGTTTGCCTCATCCATAGAGTCAACGCCAACAAAAGCTTCCATGCTTGGAAAGGAGCTTGACTCAACTCCTCTTGGTGATTCAAAGGCAGGTGAAAATATCAAGAATGATCTGTATTGCTCAAGAAAAGGGTTGGAAGTATCTGAAACTCCTACTCGAGAACCTGATTCCACTCCAGCGAGATTATTGATGTCTAGCACACCAAGTCTATTAACTCCTAAAAGAGCTAGGGTGACTCCAGAAAGTAGTTCTACACTGTATACCAAAGGACAGAGGCATGTCACTAGGCCAAAGGCTCTGAATTTCCTTTCACCTATCAATTcagtggaaaaagaaaatggaaaaggaagatTGTCTACAGATGAAGAGATTGTCAGGACACTTCCTCCAACGCTGCTAAAATCG TtggatgaaaaggaaaggaaaaagatggtgGAAAATGAAGCAAAGGCACACAACAAGATGATCAATTGCATTCCCAAGCTCTTTGATATGATTTACGTCGTATTTCAGGCTGCTAGATGCACTGTCATTACAAAAGAGGAACTCATATACAAAATAATGGCAAAGGATCTTGACATTGTTGACAGAG GGGAAATTGAAGAACAATTGAAACTGCTGCAAGAGATGATCCCAGATTGGATTTCTGAGAAGAAGCTAGGTGGTGATTTTGTATTTTG CATCTGCAAGAAGATATCAGATCCTGAATCTTTAAGAGCTAGGTTGGTGATGGCTGGGGGAGCTGCCGGACAGCGGTCCTAA
- the LOC116252746 gene encoding putative receptor protein kinase ZmPK1 produces the protein MGRRSWRLAPALLMAATAGMLFAVVSSQQPSVLKRGSSLSVERFADDVLISEGGTFKTGFYPVGDNAFAFAVWFTEPANGTVVWMANRDRPVNGRESRLEFRSGQVALIDADGSIVWATNTSDVDGVVAEQMEIGEDGNLVVRDRLGKALWESFDFPTDTLLAFQGMTRSKRLVSRRAAEDYSSGPYQFLFDDDNVLSFLYEGSDLSSIYWPNPDMDIFGNGRTRYNSTKYASFDDLGRFTSSDNLIFSASDVGLKNKRRLTMDYDGVLRLYSLNSTTKSWEVTWLPVLERCRVHGLCGENGICFYNPEPECTCPPGFSMKNRTDWTQGCQPNSKIVCNDSRVQIVKLPHTDFYGYDMSTYKTGVSFEACKNICTSDCKCRGFGYRLDDGSGSCYPKNILFNGQTGPNLLIDIYIKVSSVGNFNNYLEGQFHTDCSLANLSIIRAGVFSSGNVQGDYLKLPVGFVIAIGLVEIICLVFGWAYLHKELGHIHNIGQGYTALRSGFKRFTYKELKRATKNFSSEIGRGGSGVVYKGVLEGEVVAIKRLEDVHHGEAQFWSEVSIIGRINHINLLRLLGFCFEKQSKLLVYEFMENGSLEKNLFNSSSTLAWDNRFNIALGTAKGLAYLHEECLEWVLHCDIKPQNILLDKDFTPKVADFGLSKLLDRGGTNVSSFSRVRGTRGYMAPEWILNQPITSKVDVYSYGILVLEMVTGRSSVGFEQVDDNGEIRSAQLIPWVREMVGTRQQWIEEIADPSLSGIYDKLKMEILVKVALKCVGEERDARPTMSQVVDAITLGCQ, from the exons ATGGGAAGAAGAAGCTGGCGGCTCGCGCCCGCTCTCCTCATGGCGGCGACAGCCGGGATGCTTTTTGCCGTCGTGTCGTCTCAGCAGCCGTCCGTGCTAAAAAGGGGATCTTCTCTCTCCGTCGAGAGGTTCGCCGACGACGTTCTCATCTCGGAGGGCGGCACCTTCAAGACGGGGTTCTACCCGGTGGGCGACAACGCTTTCGCCTTCGCCGTCTGGTTCACGGAGCCGGCCAACGGGACGGTGGTGTGGATGGCGAATAGGGACCGACCGGTCAACGGCAGGGAGTCCCGGCTGGAGTTCCGGAGCGGCCAGGTCGCCCTGATCGACGCTGACGGCAGCATCGTCTGGGCCACCAACACGAGCGACGTCGATGGCGTCGTGGCTGAGCAGATGGAGATTGGGGAGGACGGGAACCTCGTGGTGAGGGACAGGTTGGGGAAGGCGTTGTGGGAGAGCTTCGATTTCCCGACCGACACGCTTCTGGCGTTCCAGGGGATGACGAGATCCAAGAGGTTGGTGTCGAGGAGAGCGGCTGAGGACTACTCATCGGGGCCATACCAATTCTTATTCGACGACGACAACGTGCTCAGTTTTCTGTACGAAGGGTCGGACTTGTCCAGCATCTACTGGCCCAATCCCGACATGGACATCTTTGGGAACGGCAGGACCAG GTATAACAGCACCAAATATGCCAGTTTTGATGACCTGGGTCGATTTACCTCTAGTGACAATTTGATCTTTTCTGCGTCAGACGTTGGCCTGAAAAACAAGAGAAGGTTAACTATGGACTATGATGGAGTTCTCAGGCTATATAGTCTTAACAGTACAACAAAAAGTTGGGAGGTTACATGGTTGCCGGTGTTGGAGAGGTGCAGAGTTCATGGCCTTTGTGGGGAAAATGGGATTTGTTTTTACAACCCAGAACCTGAATGCACTTGCCCTCCTGGATTTAGTATGAAAAATAGAACCGACTGGACTCAGGGATGCCAACCAAATTCCAAGATTGTTTGCAACGATTCCCGAGTACAAATTGTTAAACTTCCTCATACTGACTTCTACGGTTATGATATGAGCACATACAAAACAGGTGTATCATTTGAAGCATGTAAAAACATTTGCACGAGTGACTGTAAGTGTCGTGGTTTTGGATATAGGTTAGATGATGGATCTGGATCTTGTTACCCAAAGAACATTCTTTTCAACGGTCAAACTGGTCCTAACCTTCTTATTGACATTTATATCAAAGTTTCTTCAGTTGGGAACTTTAACAATTATCTGGAAGGTCAATTCCACACTGATTGTTCACTGGCAAATTTGAGCATCATTAGGGCTGGAGTTTTTTCTAGTGGCAATGTACAGGGTGACTACTTGAAACTGCCAGTTGGATTTGTCATTGCCATTGGCCTAGTTGAAATCATATGTCTGGTTTTTGGGTGGGCTTACTTACATAAAGAGTTGGGCCACATTCACAACATTGGTCAAGGTTATACGGCCTTAAGATCAGGATTTAAAAGATTCACTTACAAAGAACTGAAAAGAGCTACAAAGAACTTCAGTAGTGAAATAGGAAGAGGAGGTTCAGGGGTGGTTTATAAAGGGGTGCTGGAAGGTGAGGTTGTGGCTATCAAAAGGCTAGAGGATGTGCATCATGGAGAAGCACAATTCTGGAGTGAAGTGAGCATCATTGGAAGAATTAATCACATAAATCTATTGAGACTGTTGGGTTTCTGCTTTGAAAAACAAAGCAAGCTTTTGGTTTATGAATTCATGGAAAATGGATCCTTAGAGAAGAACTTGTTCAACAGTTCTTCAACTCTTGCTTGGGATAACAGATTTAACATTGCTTTGGGCACAGCAAAGGGTCTCGCTTACCTGCATGAGGAGTGCTTAGAATGGGTGCTTCACTGTGATATCAAGCCTCAAAACATACTCTTGGACAAGGATTTCACCCCAAAAGTGGCTGATTTCGGTTTGTCCAAGCTTCTAGATAGAGGTGGAACAAATGTTTCTAGCTTTTCTAGAGTGAGAGGAACGAGGGGCTACATGGCTCCCGAGTGGATATTGAATCAGCCCATCACATCGAAAGTGGATGTTTACAGCTATGGTATTTTGGTGTTGGAAATGGTAACTGGGAGAAGTTCAGTTGGATTTGAACAGGTGGATGACAACGGAGAGATTCGTTCTGCACAATTAATCCCATGGGTCAGAGAAATGGTGGGAACAAGGCAGCAGTGGATAGAAGAAATAGCTGATCCAAGTTTGTCAGGGATATATGACAAGCTGAAGATGGAAATCTTGGTTAAAGTGGCTTTGAAGTGTGTCGGTGAAGAAAGGGATGCAAGACCAACAATGAGCCAGGTTGTAGATGCTATAACGCTCGGATGCCAATAG